The nucleotide window TTTACAATATCTAGCCCAAAAAATGGGAATTTTATATCAAATGATGATTTTTTTAGCAATATACCCAGGGGTAATTTTAAAAATTTTGAAAACTTTGGCTCCTTTAGCAGCAAAAGCTCAAGAAATAGTGGCTTTAGAGGCGGAGGTGGTAGCTTTGGCGGCGGAGGGGCAAGTGGTAGCTGGTAGGCATTTTGCGCCTCATGCTTTAACTTTTGTGCTAAAACTCGCTATAATCAGTAAAAAATTTAAGAGGCGAAAATGAAAATAGCAGTTATAGGCACAGGTTATGTTGGGCTAGTTACTGGCGCGTGTCTAGCAAAAATGGGAAACGACGTGCTTTGCATAGACATAGACGAGAGTAAAATCAATGCGCTAAAAGAGGGCAAAATCCCCATTTACGAGCCTGGGCTTGGCGAGATAGTGGCTGAGTGTACGGCAAATGGCACGCTTAAATTTGACACCTGCATAAAGCGCGCGCTTAGCTTTGCGAGCGTGCTTTTTATCGCGGTTGGCACGCCTATGGGAGCAGATGGTCAGGCGGACTTGCGATTTGTGCTAGAAGTGGCAAAAAGCATAGGCGAGCATATCAGCAAGCCTCTAATCATAGTCGATAAATCAACCGTCCCAGTAGGCACAGCCCAAAAGGTAAGAGAGTGCGTGCAATCTGAGCTAAATAGGCGTGGTGCTCAGGTAGAATTTGATGTCGTTAGCAACCCTGAGTTTTTAAAAGAGGGTGCTGCGGTGGAGGATTTTTTAAAGCCAGATCGCGTAATAGTGGGTAGTGATAGCGAGCGTGCAAGTGCCGTTATGCGCGAGCTTTATGCGCCATTTATGAAAAATCACGACCGCTTTATCCTAATGGATATAAAAAGCGCAGAGATGACAAAATATGCCGCAAATGCAATGCTTGCGACAAAAATCAGCTTCATCAACGAAATGGCAGCCATCTGCGAACTCGTGGGCGCAGACATAAACAAAGTCCGAAAAGGCATCGGTAGCGACCCACGCATAGGCTATAGCTTCATTTACCCAGGGTGCGGATACGGCGGAAGCTGCTTTCCAAAAGATGTCGAGGCACTTATATTTACAGCTCGCTCAAACGGCTTTACCCCACTTATCCTTCAAGCCGTTGAAAACCGCAACAAAGCCCAAAAAAAGGTGCTTTTTGAAAAAATTTATACCTATTTTGAAGGCGATTTAAAAGGCAAAAAAATCGCCCTTTGGGGGCTTGCATTTAAGCCAAATACAGACGATATGAGAGAGGCTAGCTCGATCACTTTAATAAACTTCCTAAATAACGCAGGTGCTAGCGTCATAGCTTACGATCCAAAAGCTAACAATGAGGCGCAAAAATACCTAAAAGACGCAGATATAACATATGCCTCAAACAAATACGATGCACTAAATAACGCCGATGCACTGGCACTTGTAACTGAGTGGAGTGAGTTTCGCTCACCTGATTTTGACGAGGTAAAAAACAGACTTAAAACCCCCGTAATCTTTGATGGACGCAATCAGTACGATGCCAGTACTCTTGCAAAACTCGGCTTTGAATATTATCAAATAGGAGTAAAATCATAAAAGTAAAGGGCGTTATTTTAGCTACCATTTGCTCTATTTTTGCATTGCAAGGTTGCGCTAGTGCTTTTAAAACAGGGGCAAAAAGCGAAAAGTCAATAAATTTAAAAGAGCTTTTCCCGGCGCAAATAAGTGGCAAACAAAGGCAAATAATCACACTAAAAGAGATAAAAAACGAGCAGGATTATCTCGTAATTATAAGCTTTGGGAAGTGGCTAGAGCTTGATTGCAATCACTACTTTTTAGGAATGGCAGAAATAAAAGAACACTCGCTTAATGGCTACGGGTACGCTTATTATGAATTTAACGCACAAAATGGCATCCTAGCTGGGACAAAAATGGTATGCCTGGGACAGAAAAAACAAAATAAATTTATAAAATACAGCAGCACCCTCACTTTACCGTACAACCACAAACTCCCACTTATCTTTTACGCGCCCAAAAATGTGAGGGTAGAGTATCAAATTTATAAGCGCATAAATAGCGGATTTGGCTATTTTGAGTGATTTTGAGCGCTTAAATCCAACGATTAAGCTAATTTTTATATTTCTTTAAGTTTGTTTGTTTTTTTGTAAAATCCCAATTATATTTTGATTAATAGGGGGTAAAAAATGAAAAATGGGCTACTTTTACCAGCTGTACTTTATGTGATTATTATTATAGTGTGTTTTGTACATAATAACTTTTTATTTGTTGGGGATTTGGGAGATAAACTTACCAAATTTAATGATAAGTGTAAATCTATGCTATATGAGGAATGGAGTAGGCAAAATATAGGAAAAGTTGAAAAATACTGCGAATGCCTAACAGATACAATGCATAGCAAAATGCAAATGCCTTACTGGGATAATATTTTAAGTTTTGGGAATGCGGAAATAAACGACACTGAAAAATACTTCCGAGAAGGAAAAATAGACGCTCTTGATATTTTAAACGAAAAAGAAATTTTATCGTGCAAGAAAAAGGCGCAATAATGAAAAAAGTGATACTTATCTCTGCTATTTTCCTAATCTCATGTGGCGATGATATAAATATTTTAAGAGATGACTTCTATGAATGGTGCAAAGCAAACAAGCTAAGCAATAATAATTCAAAGCAATTTTGCGACTGCGCTTTTGATTTTTATATATCACATTTTTCCGATAAAGAAATCAAATTTATGCTAAGGGATACTGATGGCTTATTTGGCCAGGACGACTTTTACGGATATTATAATATAAAATTTAAAATGGAAAGAGTACACTCAAGTATCTTAGAAAAAAGTTTTGATTACCTAAATTTCATGAATAAATGTATAAAATAGCGTTTAAGTGGTGCGGTTGAGAGGACTTGAACCTCCACGCCGTGAAGCACCAGATCCTAAGTCTGGCGTGTCTGCCAATTTCACCACAACCGCAAAGTTAAAGACGTATTTATACCCAAAGCATGCTTAAATTTATATTAAATATAAATTTAAGCTAAGTTAAAAAGCAAAAATCAGCTAAATCTTTGAGGGTTCGAGCCTAATCGCCTCATTATCGATAAAACCTATGCCACTTTTTAGCACATTTTGCGCAATCTCTTTTGCCTCATCAAGCGAATGCATTTTATACGTACCGCACTGAAGCTCATTAAGCTCTGGAATATCTGCCTCACTAGCCACATTAAGCACATCTTGCATACTCTTTTCCCACGCCTCACGGACAAGCCCCTCACTAGGCGCACCGACAAGGCTCATATAAAACCCCGTCCTACAACCCATCGGAGAAATGTCTATTATCTCCACACCATCACCATTTAAATGTGTTCGCATAAACCCAGCAAAAAGATGCTCTAAAGTATGAGTGCCTCTCTCGCTCATTATCTGCTTATTTGGTTTACAAAACCGCAAATCAAAAACGCTTATAGTGTCGCCCTTTGGCGTGGTCATCGTCTTTGCTAGACGCACTGCTGGAGCATTCATTTTAGTATGGTCAACACAAAAACTATCGAGTAAAGGCATAATCTCTCCTAGTATTATTATTTGTATAATAAAAAAATTAAGTTTAAAAATAAAAAAAATTTTTTATATTTACTAAAAAATGAAAATTAATTTTATATATTTAATTAAAATTAAATAAAATACAACATAACATAAATATAAAAATGTCTACATTATAGCCAAAATACAGTAAAAAATAGACAAAAAACAATGTAAATTAACGATTTTATGTTCATTAATTCTTATTTTGAATTTTATTTTAAAATAAAAAACTAATAATTTTCATTAAAAAATTTAAATTTTTTTCAAAATTTTTGATTATTTTAACATTTTTTACGCTACAATCCAAGCAAGGTAAAAATTATGCTACGAGCTATATCAAAAATTTATATCACAAAGCTTAAATGTCTTTTGTGTTAAATATGATATAATTCGTCCGAAATTTTTACAGATTTTTTGCTGAAAGGCTTTTTTATGAGTAAAGTTATGAAAACAATGGACGGCAACGAGGCTGCCGCATATGCCTCTTATGCCTTTACAGAGGTAGCTGGAATTTACCCTATTACTCCAAGCTCACCTATGGCTGACTACACCGACAACTGGGCTGCCCACGGTCATAAGAACCTATTCGGGATGCCTGTAAAAGTAGTCGAAATGCAAAGCGAAGCGGGTGCTGCTGGTACGGTACATGGCTCATTGCAAGCTGGTGCACTTACTACTACTTACACAGCTTCACAGGGTCTATTACTAAAAATACCTAACATGTATAAGATAGCAGGTCAACTATTACCAGGCGTAATCCATGTCTCAGCCCGCGCTATCGCATCTCAAGCGCTATCTATTTTTGGTGATCACCAAGACATCTATGCCTGTCGACAAACTGGCTTTGCAATGCTAGCTAGCGGTAGCGTGCAAGAGGTAATGGACATCGCTGGTGTAGCCCACCTATCTGCAATCAAGGGTCGTGTACCATTCCTTCACTTCTTTGATGGCTTTAGAACTAGCCACGAAATTCAAAAAGTCGAGGTCATGGACTACGCTCACTTTGATCGCTTGCTAGACAAAGAGGCTTTGCAAAAATTTAGAGACGAAGCGCTAAACCCAGATCATCCAAAAACTCGCGGTACAGCACAAAACGACGACATTTACTTTCAAACTCGTGAGCTAGTAAACAAATACTACGACGCAATACCTGATATAGTAGCTGAGTATCTAAATGAAATTTCAAAAATCACAGGACGCGACTATAAGCCATTTACATATTATGGAGCACCGGATGCAGATCGCATAATAGTAGCTATGGGCTCAGTAACTCAATGTCTAGAGCAGGTAATAGATCACCTAAGAGAAAAAGGCGAAAAAGTAGGCGTAATAAAAGTACACCTTTATAGACCATTTAGTACTAAATACCTATTTGACGTTATGCCAAAAACAGTCAAAAAAATCGCTGTACTTGACCGCACAAAAGAGCCAGGCAGCCTAGGCGAGCCACTATATCTTGATATTAAAGCGGCATTTTATGAGTCTGAACTACGTCCAGTAATTATAGGTGGGCGCTATGGTCTAAGCTCAAAAGACGTAGATCCAGCACAAATGCTAGCTGTATATAAAGAACTAGAAAAAGAAAACCCAAAGAACGGCTTTACTGTCGGTATTAATGACGATGTTACATTTACATCTCTTGAAGTTGGTGAACCAATTAGCTTAACTTCTGCTTATGAATGTCTATTCTATGGATTAGGAGCAGATGGCACAGTTGGCGCAAATAAAAGCTCAATTAAAATCATAGGCGATAACACAGACTACTATGCACAGGCATATTTTGCATATGATAGTAAAAAATCTGGCGGCTACACTAGAAGCCACCTACGATTTGGTGAAAGCCCAATCCGCGCTACATACTTAGTATCTAATCCTCACTTTGTAGCCTGCTCGGTCGCAGCTTACCTAGATATTTATGATGTCGTTGACGGTATTAGAGAAGGCGGTACGTTCTTATTAAACTCAATCTGGGATGAGGCTGAAACAGTAAATAGAATACCAAATAAAGTCAAAAAAATCCTAGCTGAGAAAAAGGCAAATTTCTACATCATTAACGCTACAAAACTAGCTCACGAAATAGGTCTAGGTAACCGAACAAACACAATCATGCAGTCAGCTTTCTTTAAGCTTTCAGGCGAGCGCCTAGGACTAAGCTTTGAAAAAGCAAAAGAACTGATGAAAAAACTAGCCGCTAAAACTTACGCAAAAAAAGGCGAAGCTATTATCGAGATGAACTACAAGGCTATCGACGTAGGCGCAGATGGTCTAGTAAAAGTAAATGTAGATCCGGCTTGGGCTAGCCTATCAACAGAAGTAGCCGCAAGTGAAGAGCTTTACAAAGGTACTGAATTTGTCGAAAAAATAGTCAAGCCTATGAATGCCGCTCGCGGTAACGAACTACCAGTTTCAGCCTTTATCGGACATGAGGACGGTAGCTTTGAATCAGGTACAACAGAATATGAGAAACGTGGCGTAGGCGTAATGGTTCCAAAATGGATAGAGGGAAATTGTATCCAGTGTAACCAGTGTGCCTTTGTTTGCCCTCACGCAGTTATCCGCCCATTCCTTATAGATGATGCTGAAATGGCAGCCGCTCCAGATGGTGTAAAAGCTCACGCGCTTGACGCAAAAGGCAAAGAAGTAGCTGGACTAAAATATAAAATTCAAGTAAGCCCACTAGATTGTACAGGCTGCGAGCTGTGTGCTCAAAACTGCCCTACAAAAGAGAAATCTCTCGTTATGGTTCCACTTGGTGAAGAGATGGATAAAGGTGAGCAAGTAAACGCTGATTATCTATTTAAAAAAGTAACTTATAAATCAGATCTAGTAGGCAAGGGTAACGTCAAAAACGTAGGCTTTGCGCAGCCATATTTTGAATTCCACGGCGCTTGCCCAGGTTGTGGTGAAACTCCATACATCACTCTAGTAACTCGTCTATTTGGCGATCATATGATAGTAGCAAACGCAACTGGTTGTAGCTCAATCTACGGCGGCTCAGCTCCATCTACCCCATATCGCAAAGATGACAATGGACGTGGTGTAGCATGGGCAAACAGCCTATTTGAGGACAATGCTGAGTTTGGTATGGGTATGAAGGTAGCTACTGAAACTATCCGCCACAGAATAGAAGATATAATGCTACGCACAAAAGACGCAGTGCCAAATCAACTATCAGCTCTATATAACGACTGGATAGAGTCTAAAAACACTAGCGCAAATATAGAAGTAGCCAATAAACTAATTCCTATTCTAGAGCAAAATCCAAGCGCAGAAGGCGTAAAAGAGCTACTAGGACTTAAGTCTTATTTGCGCCGCAAATCTCAATGGATAATCGGTGGCGACGGCTGGGCATATGATATCGGCTACGGCGGTCTTGATCACGTCCTAGCAAGTGGAGAGAACGTAAACATCCTAGTGCTTGATACAGAAGTTTATTCAAACACTGGCGGACAAAGCTCAAAATCAAGCCGCATGGGCTCAGTAGCGCAATTTACAGCTGCTGGTAAACCTATGCAGAAAAAAGATCTAGGCTACATTGCAATGACTTATGAAAACATTTTCGTCGCACAAATCAACTCAAATGCTAGCCAAGCAAACGTACTAAAAGCTATCACAGAAGCTGAAGCCTATGAAGGCCCAAGCCTAATCATCGCTTACTCTCCTTGTATAGCTCACGGCATTAAAGGTGGACTAAGCCACTCTGGCAA belongs to Campylobacter sp. 19-13652 and includes:
- a CDS encoding UDP-glucose/GDP-mannose dehydrogenase family protein, whose product is MKIAVIGTGYVGLVTGACLAKMGNDVLCIDIDESKINALKEGKIPIYEPGLGEIVAECTANGTLKFDTCIKRALSFASVLFIAVGTPMGADGQADLRFVLEVAKSIGEHISKPLIIVDKSTVPVGTAQKVRECVQSELNRRGAQVEFDVVSNPEFLKEGAAVEDFLKPDRVIVGSDSERASAVMRELYAPFMKNHDRFILMDIKSAEMTKYAANAMLATKISFINEMAAICELVGADINKVRKGIGSDPRIGYSFIYPGCGYGGSCFPKDVEALIFTARSNGFTPLILQAVENRNKAQKKVLFEKIYTYFEGDLKGKKIALWGLAFKPNTDDMREASSITLINFLNNAGASVIAYDPKANNEAQKYLKDADITYASNKYDALNNADALALVTEWSEFRSPDFDEVKNRLKTPVIFDGRNQYDASTLAKLGFEYYQIGVKS
- a CDS encoding ecotin family protein; translation: MQGCASAFKTGAKSEKSINLKELFPAQISGKQRQIITLKEIKNEQDYLVIISFGKWLELDCNHYFLGMAEIKEHSLNGYGYAYYEFNAQNGILAGTKMVCLGQKKQNKFIKYSSTLTLPYNHKLPLIFYAPKNVRVEYQIYKRINSGFGYFE
- the luxS gene encoding S-ribosylhomocysteine lyase, producing MPLLDSFCVDHTKMNAPAVRLAKTMTTPKGDTISVFDLRFCKPNKQIMSERGTHTLEHLFAGFMRTHLNGDGVEIIDISPMGCRTGFYMSLVGAPSEGLVREAWEKSMQDVLNVASEADIPELNELQCGTYKMHSLDEAKEIAQNVLKSGIGFIDNEAIRLEPSKI
- the nifJ gene encoding pyruvate:ferredoxin (flavodoxin) oxidoreductase is translated as MSKVMKTMDGNEAAAYASYAFTEVAGIYPITPSSPMADYTDNWAAHGHKNLFGMPVKVVEMQSEAGAAGTVHGSLQAGALTTTYTASQGLLLKIPNMYKIAGQLLPGVIHVSARAIASQALSIFGDHQDIYACRQTGFAMLASGSVQEVMDIAGVAHLSAIKGRVPFLHFFDGFRTSHEIQKVEVMDYAHFDRLLDKEALQKFRDEALNPDHPKTRGTAQNDDIYFQTRELVNKYYDAIPDIVAEYLNEISKITGRDYKPFTYYGAPDADRIIVAMGSVTQCLEQVIDHLREKGEKVGVIKVHLYRPFSTKYLFDVMPKTVKKIAVLDRTKEPGSLGEPLYLDIKAAFYESELRPVIIGGRYGLSSKDVDPAQMLAVYKELEKENPKNGFTVGINDDVTFTSLEVGEPISLTSAYECLFYGLGADGTVGANKSSIKIIGDNTDYYAQAYFAYDSKKSGGYTRSHLRFGESPIRATYLVSNPHFVACSVAAYLDIYDVVDGIREGGTFLLNSIWDEAETVNRIPNKVKKILAEKKANFYIINATKLAHEIGLGNRTNTIMQSAFFKLSGERLGLSFEKAKELMKKLAAKTYAKKGEAIIEMNYKAIDVGADGLVKVNVDPAWASLSTEVAASEELYKGTEFVEKIVKPMNAARGNELPVSAFIGHEDGSFESGTTEYEKRGVGVMVPKWIEGNCIQCNQCAFVCPHAVIRPFLIDDAEMAAAPDGVKAHALDAKGKEVAGLKYKIQVSPLDCTGCELCAQNCPTKEKSLVMVPLGEEMDKGEQVNADYLFKKVTYKSDLVGKGNVKNVGFAQPYFEFHGACPGCGETPYITLVTRLFGDHMIVANATGCSSIYGGSAPSTPYRKDDNGRGVAWANSLFEDNAEFGMGMKVATETIRHRIEDIMLRTKDAVPNQLSALYNDWIESKNTSANIEVANKLIPILEQNPSAEGVKELLGLKSYLRRKSQWIIGGDGWAYDIGYGGLDHVLASGENVNILVLDTEVYSNTGGQSSKSSRMGSVAQFTAAGKPMQKKDLGYIAMTYENIFVAQINSNASQANVLKAITEAEAYEGPSLIIAYSPCIAHGIKGGLSHSGNHAEIATKCGYWPTYIYDPRLIKEGKNPLKITSKEPDWSLYDEFLLNEVRYNSLAKQNPEHAAELLAHNKADSKRRWRQLKRLAESDFSDEAGEEQAAVIGD